From one Lolium rigidum isolate FL_2022 chromosome 4, APGP_CSIRO_Lrig_0.1, whole genome shotgun sequence genomic stretch:
- the LOC124706630 gene encoding uncharacterized protein LOC124706630 gives MASTKCKEEEPGNQSMKQQQLQQQGSTKFYSKMLSKEAAATLAVPVPSFRVYYGVASAGSVPFLWESQPGTPKNSPSAAALPPLTPPPSYYASGRKGGKMGASASGSGRRWPGGVMALLRRPRRRTSPCSSSMSWSSSSSTASSMSPVFTVQSSPAARGSHRRAFSAGDIFEDAVAPARCFGMERECERGMVKGCGVALAVRNALATIVGHKSGGRATSAAA, from the coding sequence ATGGCGAGCACCAAgtgcaaggaggaggagccgggcaACCAGAGCATGAAGCAGCAgcagctgcaacagcaggggagCACCAAGTTCTACTCCAAGATGCTCTCCAAGGAAGCCGCGGCGACGCTCGCCGTGCCAGTGCCGTCCTTCCGGGTGTACTACGGCGTCGCTTCGGCGGGCTCCGTGCCTTTCCTCTGGGAGTCGCAGCCAGGCACGCCCAAGAactcgccctccgccgccgcgctcccgCCGCTCACCCCGCCGCCCTCCTACTACGCCTCCGGCCGCAAGGGCGGCAAGATGGGCGCTTCCGCCTCCGGGTCCGGGAGGCGCTGGCCAGGCGGCGTCATGGCCCTCCTCCGGAGGCCACGGCGCAGGACATCTCCGTGCTCATCCTCCATGTcctggtcgtcgtcgtcgtcgacggcatcGTCCATGTCTCCGGTGTTTACGGTGCAGTCCTCGCCCGCCGCGCGGGGCTCCCACCGGCGAGCGTTCTCGGCCGGTGACATCTTCGAGGACGCGGTGGCGCCCGCGAGGTGCTTCGGGATGGAGAGAGAGTGCGAGAGGGGGATGGTGAAGGGCTGCGGCGTTGCGTTGGccgtccggaatgcgttggccaccaTCGTCGGCCACAAGTCCGGTGGCCGAGCCACCAGCGCGGCGGCATAG